In Falco naumanni isolate bFalNau1 chromosome 5, bFalNau1.pat, whole genome shotgun sequence, the following are encoded in one genomic region:
- the NAGA gene encoding alpha-N-acetylgalactosaminidase, which translates to MGVPMLSGLALALALPLASVALENGLALTPPMGWLAWERFRCNVDCRTDPRHCISEMLFFEMADRLAEDGWKELGYTYINIDDCWSAKQRDAAGRLVADPERFPRGIKALADYVHARGLKLGIYGDLGTLTCGGYPGTTLDRVEQDAQTFAEWGVDMLKLDGCYSSGEEQAEGYPEMARALNATGRPIVYSCSWPAYQGGLPPKVNYTILAEVCNLWRNYDDIQDSWDSVLSILDWFSANQDVLQPAAGPGHWNDPDMLIIGNFGLSYEQSRSQMALWTVMAAPLLMSTDLRTISPSAKEILQNRLMIQINQDPLGIQGRRIVKEKSHIEVFLRPLSKGASALVFFSRRTDMPFPYTTSLAKLHFPEDAVYEVQDVFSGKIISGLKTGDNFSVIIDPSGVVMWYLYPTALPGQPWHVVRQQAPGEGFPSVLL; encoded by the exons ATGGGGGTGCCGATGCTGAGcgggctggccctggccctggccctgccgCTGGCCTCCGTGGCCCTGGAGAACGGGCTGGCGCTGACGCCCCCCATGGGCTGGCTGGCCTGGGAGAGGTTCCGCTGCAACGTGGACTGCCGGACAGACCCGCGCCACTGCATCAG TGAGATGCTCTTCTTCGAGATGGCAGACCGCCTGGCGGAGGACGGCTGGAAGGAGCTGGGCTACACGTACATCAACATTGACGACTGCTGGTCCGCCAAGCAGCGGGACGCGGCGGGGCGGCTGGTTGCAGACCCTGAGAGGTTCCCCAGGGGGATTAAGGCTCTGGCTGACTAT GTCCATGCCCGGGGGCTGAAGCTGGGCATTTACGGTGACCTGGGCACCCTCACCTGCGGGGGCTACCCAGGCACCACACTGGACCGTGTGGAGCAGGATGCCCAGACCTTTGCGGAGTGGGGTGTGGACATGCTGAAGCTGGATGGGTGCTACTCGTCAGGAGAGGAGCAGGCGGAGG GCTACCCAGAAATGGCAAGGGCCTTGAACGCCACAGGCCGTCCCATCGTCTACTCCTGCAGCTGGCCAGCATATCAGGGGGGGCTCCCCCCCAAG GTGAACTACACCATCCTAGCAGAGGTCTGCAACCTGTGGCGTAACTATGATGACATCCAGGACTCCTGGGACAGTGTACTTTCCATCTTGGACTGGTTCTCTGCAAACCAGgatgtgctgcagccagcagctggcccTGGTCACTGGAATGACCCAGACATG CTCATCATTGGAAACTTTGGCCTTAGCTATGAGCAGTCACGCTCCCAAATGGCATTGTGGACAGTGATGGCAGCTCCGCTCCTCATGTCCACAGATCTCCGCACCATCTCCCCGAGCGCCAAGGAGATCCTGCAGAACCGCCTAATGATCCAGATCAACCAAGACCCCCTGGGAATCCAGGGGCGCAGGATTGTCAAG GAGAAATCCCACATTGAGGTGTTCCTGCGCCCGCTGTCCAAGGGTGCCAGTGCCCTCGTCTTCTTCAGCCGGAGGACAGATATGCCCTTCCCCTACACCACCAGCCTGGCCAAGCTCCACTTCCCTGAAGATGCTGTGTATGAG GTACAAGATGTGTTCAGCGGGAAAATCATCAGTGGCTTAAAGACGGGAGACAACTTCTCGGTCATTATTGACCCCTCAGGGGTAGTGATGTGGTATCTCTATCCCACGGCACTcccggggcagccctggcatgTTGTCAGACAGCAAGCCCCCGGCGAGGGCTTCCCCTCGGTCCTCCTGTGA